From Chryseobacterium sp. IHB B 17019, one genomic window encodes:
- a CDS encoding sensor histidine kinase: MYKGYSLRNRVFFGFLLVCLLSVVASSLVPYFVLRDNSLKQSEIDMHDKTSAVMRYLDYAVSRATIDTEDLPVVLSNKIFEIADINQHDIVLYDLKGNYLLSNKDKSLVEQKTIPLNIVNKILSTDARVDIKGYDAAKEAGLTSSYLILKNNELEPIAIVYIPLYHNESAYMEVLSKYVKYIILVDIFLILFSIWFSWVMSNSLAKNITKFSDMITRITLFENEMRPIRYYKNDELNALARAYNRMILQIQDQKERLRFKASEEAWREMAKQVAHEVKNPLTPMKLTIQNFERKFDPEDPNIRERVKQMSKTMVDQIDLIATVASAFSEFAKLPEKNNEVINLNNEVEDILRVFNDDSIFMHSNKNNIMINMDRIYLSRIITNLVTNAKQAESEERKLIINVDVEQHQRRVMISVQDNGIGIPENIFERIFEPNFTSKNSGMGLGLSMVRKMVEDYKGEITVKSEVGKGSTFTITLPTNL; the protein is encoded by the coding sequence ATGTATAAAGGATATAGCTTAAGAAACCGCGTTTTTTTTGGTTTTTTGCTGGTATGTCTTTTAAGTGTTGTTGCTTCGTCGCTTGTTCCTTATTTTGTTTTAAGGGATAATTCCCTAAAGCAAAGCGAGATTGATATGCATGATAAAACCAGTGCCGTCATGAGGTATCTGGATTATGCAGTGAGCCGGGCAACCATTGATACTGAAGATCTTCCTGTTGTTTTAAGTAATAAGATCTTCGAAATTGCAGATATCAATCAGCATGACATTGTCCTTTATGATCTGAAGGGAAACTATCTGCTTTCCAATAAAGATAAAAGTCTCGTTGAGCAGAAAACAATTCCTCTTAATATTGTCAATAAAATTTTGTCAACCGATGCAAGGGTTGACATCAAAGGTTATGATGCCGCTAAAGAGGCAGGGCTTACATCTTCTTATCTGATTTTAAAAAATAATGAGCTGGAGCCTATTGCGATCGTTTATATTCCTCTTTATCATAACGAGTCTGCTTATATGGAAGTTCTTTCCAAATATGTAAAATATATTATTCTTGTTGATATTTTCTTAATTTTATTCAGTATTTGGTTCAGCTGGGTGATGTCGAACAGTCTAGCGAAAAATATCACTAAGTTTTCTGATATGATTACCCGTATTACATTGTTTGAGAATGAGATGCGCCCAATCAGGTATTACAAAAACGATGAATTGAATGCTTTGGCAAGAGCCTATAACAGAATGATTCTACAAATTCAGGATCAGAAAGAAAGACTTCGTTTTAAAGCATCGGAAGAAGCATGGAGAGAAATGGCAAAACAAGTCGCTCATGAGGTGAAAAACCCTCTGACACCAATGAAACTTACCATCCAGAATTTTGAAAGAAAATTTGATCCTGAAGATCCGAACATCAGAGAACGCGTAAAACAAATGAGCAAAACAATGGTTGATCAGATTGATTTAATCGCAACTGTAGCTTCTGCCTTCTCAGAATTTGCAAAGCTTCCCGAAAAAAATAATGAGGTAATTAATTTGAATAATGAAGTTGAGGATATCCTTCGTGTGTTTAATGATGATAGTATTTTTATGCACTCCAATAAAAATAATATCATGATCAATATGGATAGGATTTATCTGTCCAGAATTATCACGAATCTCGTAACCAATGCAAAACAGGCAGAAAGCGAAGAAAGAAAACTCATTATTAACGTAGATGTAGAGCAGCATCAGAGAAGAGTTATGATCTCTGTTCAGGACAATGGAATCGGTATTCCGGAGAATATATTTGAGAGAATTTTTGAACCTAATTTCACTTCAAAAAACAGCGGAATGGGGCTTGGATTATCCATGGTAAGGAAAATGGTAGAAGATTATAAAGGAGAAATTACCGTAAAATCCGAAGTTGGAAAAGGCTCTACCTTTACCATTACATTGCCAACAAATTTATAG
- a CDS encoding riboflavin synthase: protein MFTGIIEAVGVIEKIETNGSNIDFTLTCPFTDELKIDQSLAHNGCCLTVVKTEGDQYVVTAINETLEKTNLGKWEIGTVVNLERCMKMDGRLDGHIVQGHVDKTGEVVSIENKDGSYFITIKYEDNGSFVTVPQGSITVNGISLTVAKSEETQFSVAIIPYTWEFTNMKYLKSGDKVNLEFDIIGKYIAKLINKQNVIKYV, encoded by the coding sequence ATGTTCACAGGAATAATTGAAGCAGTAGGAGTTATTGAGAAAATTGAAACAAACGGAAGTAATATTGATTTTACGCTTACCTGCCCTTTTACAGATGAATTAAAAATAGATCAAAGCCTTGCCCATAACGGTTGTTGTCTTACGGTTGTGAAAACTGAAGGTGATCAATATGTGGTAACGGCCATCAATGAAACTTTAGAAAAAACCAATCTCGGAAAATGGGAGATAGGAACTGTCGTGAATCTTGAGCGTTGCATGAAAATGGACGGCAGGCTAGACGGGCATATTGTGCAGGGACACGTTGATAAAACGGGGGAAGTGGTGAGCATTGAAAACAAAGACGGAAGTTATTTTATTACTATTAAATATGAAGATAACGGAAGTTTTGTAACCGTTCCTCAAGGGTCAATTACTGTAAACGGAATCAGCTTAACTGTTGCAAAAAGCGAAGAAACACAGTTTTCTGTGGCAATCATTCCATATACCTGGGAATTTACAAACATGAAATATTTGAAATCTGGAGATAAAGTTAATTTAGAATTTGATATAATTGGTAAGTATATTGCTAAGTTAATTAATAAACAGAATGTCATTAAATATGTATAA
- the pdxA gene encoding 4-hydroxythreonine-4-phosphate dehydrogenase PdxA, translating to MSPKNHKVRVGISIGDFNGIGPEIIMKSLKDKTITDFFTPVIFGSGKLFTYQKNIFKLNLNFNYINEASQAQAGKLNMVNLAKENSNVELGTPTEESTKMAIDSLEAATEALMKGEIDVLVTAPINKDEMMKMGFKHAGHTGYFEEKFNKKGLMFLVTEDLKVAVSTHHIPLAQVAENISKEKIKKQIRVLNQTLIEDFSITKPKIAVLGLNPHSGDGGVIGNEEIEIIAPAIKELSDNGILAFGPFPADSFFQPNKYKSFDAVLAMYHDQGLAPFKTLAYEEGVNYTAGLPYIRTSPDHGVAYDIAGQNIADEQSFTEAIFTAIKIFKNRIEYNDLMSNRLQPRKMVVDNGVDEDLPDDMEA from the coding sequence ATGAGCCCAAAAAACCATAAAGTACGAGTAGGAATTTCAATTGGAGATTTCAACGGCATCGGTCCCGAAATCATCATGAAGTCCCTGAAAGACAAAACTATTACGGATTTTTTCACTCCAGTAATTTTTGGTTCGGGAAAACTTTTCACCTATCAGAAAAATATTTTTAAGCTAAATTTAAATTTTAATTATATAAATGAAGCTTCGCAGGCTCAGGCAGGAAAACTAAATATGGTAAACCTCGCTAAGGAAAATTCTAATGTAGAGCTTGGAACTCCAACGGAAGAATCCACCAAAATGGCGATTGACTCTCTGGAAGCTGCTACAGAAGCTTTAATGAAGGGAGAAATAGACGTTTTGGTCACCGCCCCTATCAATAAAGACGAAATGATGAAAATGGGCTTTAAACATGCGGGCCACACAGGATATTTTGAAGAAAAATTCAACAAAAAAGGACTGATGTTTTTGGTAACGGAAGATTTGAAAGTTGCCGTTTCAACACATCACATTCCTCTTGCTCAGGTTGCTGAAAATATTTCTAAGGAAAAAATTAAAAAGCAAATCAGGGTTCTGAATCAAACTTTAATTGAAGATTTTAGTATTACAAAACCGAAAATTGCCGTTTTAGGCTTAAATCCACATTCCGGAGACGGTGGCGTAATCGGAAATGAAGAAATAGAAATCATAGCTCCGGCGATTAAAGAGCTTTCAGACAACGGGATTCTGGCTTTCGGGCCTTTTCCGGCGGACAGCTTTTTCCAGCCGAATAAATATAAAAGTTTTGATGCCGTTTTAGCAATGTATCACGATCAGGGGCTGGCTCCATTCAAAACGCTGGCTTATGAAGAAGGAGTGAATTATACAGCGGGACTTCCCTATATAAGAACTTCGCCTGATCATGGGGTTGCCTATGATATTGCGGGACAAAATATTGCCGACGAGCAGAGTTTTACAGAAGCAATTTTTACCGCTATTAAAATTTTTAAAAACAGAATTGAATACAATGATCTTATGAGCAATCGCCTGCAGCCAAGAAAAATGGTTGTAGATAACGGGGTTGACGAAGATCTGCCGGACGATATGGAAGCTTAA
- a CDS encoding YceD family protein: protein MDKLRNYDVSFSGLKNGKHEFKYEIDKEFFQLFDTEQEFTNPRIAVDVLLDKHTTFLEFEIKIHGLVELVCDITNDNFDHPIENQIRVLVKFGEEYDDSEEDVITIPATDHAFNIAQLIYENVMLSIPMKKISPNVSDEDLEILEKFSPKESEEEEEHKGDPRWDALKKLKDKN from the coding sequence ATGGACAAGTTAAGAAACTACGACGTTAGCTTTTCCGGACTGAAAAACGGTAAGCACGAGTTCAAGTATGAGATAGATAAAGAGTTCTTTCAATTATTTGACACTGAACAGGAATTTACAAATCCTAGAATCGCGGTGGATGTTTTACTTGATAAACACACAACTTTTTTAGAATTTGAGATAAAGATTCATGGGTTGGTGGAATTGGTTTGTGATATTACAAACGATAATTTCGATCATCCTATTGAAAATCAGATCAGGGTTTTGGTAAAGTTTGGGGAAGAATATGATGACAGCGAAGAAGATGTAATCACTATCCCGGCTACCGATCATGCTTTTAATATAGCACAGTTGATTTACGAAAACGTGATGCTTTCCATTCCAATGAAAAAGATATCACCGAACGTAAGTGATGAAGATCTGGAAATCCTGGAAAAATTCAGTCCGAAAGAAAGTGAAGAAGAGGAAGAACATAAAGGCGACCCAAGATGGGACGCATTAAAGAAATTAAAAGATAAAAATTAA
- the rpmF gene encoding 50S ribosomal protein L32: MAHPKRRQSSTRRDKRRTHYKAVVPQLAKDATTGELHLYHRAHWHEGKLYYRGKVVLEKEVATTEEN; the protein is encoded by the coding sequence ATGGCACATCCAAAGAGAAGACAGTCGTCTACAAGAAGAGATAAGAGAAGAACTCACTATAAAGCTGTAGTTCCTCAATTGGCTAAAGATGCAACAACAGGAGAGCTTCACCTATATCACAGAGCTCACTGGCATGAAGGAAAACTATACTACAGAGGAAAAGTAGTATTAGAAAAAGAAGTAGCTACTACTGAAGAAAACTAA
- the accB gene encoding acetyl-CoA carboxylase biotin carboxyl carrier protein: MDIKDIQNLIKFVSKAEVSEVKYKTKDFEITIKTPLAGSEVTYAQPAVYHTAPQQVAAAPAPAATSAAAPAEKAEAASDDSKYIAIKSPMIGTFYRKPSPDKDVFVNVGDEVSIGKTVCVIEAMKLFNQIESEVSGKIVKILVDDATPVEYDQPLFLVDPS, encoded by the coding sequence ATGGACATTAAAGACATACAAAATCTTATCAAGTTTGTATCTAAGGCAGAGGTTTCTGAAGTGAAATACAAAACTAAAGATTTCGAAATCACTATTAAAACTCCATTAGCCGGAAGCGAAGTAACTTATGCTCAGCCTGCAGTTTATCACACTGCTCCTCAGCAAGTAGCTGCTGCTCCTGCACCTGCTGCAACTTCGGCGGCTGCACCTGCTGAAAAGGCTGAAGCAGCATCTGACGACAGCAAATATATCGCGATCAAATCTCCTATGATCGGAACTTTCTACAGAAAACCATCTCCTGATAAAGATGTTTTCGTAAACGTTGGTGACGAAGTGTCTATCGGAAAAACGGTTTGTGTAATCGAAGCAATGAAGTTATTCAACCAAATTGAATCTGAAGTAAGCGGAAAAATCGTTAAGATTTTAGTTGATGATGCTACGCCTGTAGAATACGATCAACCTTTA